In Thunnus thynnus chromosome 4, fThuThy2.1, whole genome shotgun sequence, the DNA window CGTGCCAAAACAAGCAACAAACCGATTTATACACACGGGACAACGACGCGGATCAATACGGCAAGGTATTAACAATCCCCAGGCTCCATGTGTTTAATTGTATCTAGGTATAACCCGCTGAAATTCCCCCCAACCGACCATGATCGATCACCCACATAAACCTCACCTGACGCCGCCATGTTGGAGAGCGAGTTCGTAGTAGTTCCCGTATGAAGGCGTCAGGCGAGTTTATCGTGAGCGCGCATTGCCGTTCACGACCTGCCTCCTCCCTTGTTTGCTTACTGACCCACATCTTCCGCTCCATCACTTTCTTCTTCGTTGGTTTTTAGATGGTTTTTGCATCCAAAATATGGCATTACCGCCTTCTACTGGATTGAAAATAAGACTCAGTTCTCCTGTCTAATCTAAATTatgatatataaaataaaattcaaataaaataaaaaaaataaaaaataaacagagtaaagatttagtttattgtcattttcttgtgtatttgcatacacacaaaaaacaaaatgctgttcctcccaacccacagcagtgcaacaacaacagagaggataaagatatactatatctaaaaattcccttgaaaaaaatactaaaaaaatctaaaaataaagatAGAAAGTTCGTCTTCATCCCTTATCCCATTCTCTAATATCACTCAATTTAGGCTCTGAGAGGGCCAGAAAGCCTCTCTTAACAGCCCCTGCACCTCCTCTCCAGTAATTTCCACGATATCCAAAAACTTACTCGCTGCATCAACAGCTATCTCTATTCTCTCGGATTTCCTTTCTGCCTCAGCGGCACAGTTAATCACCATGGCCAGAAATGCTAAGAACTTGATCTTGTcctgacaaaaacaatattcatcACGGTTCCTGCCTGATTTGTTCTCCCTTACCTTTTGAATCTTTCCATTCCTAGCTACTTCCTCATGGCTtagcctccccccccccacacttGGGTTCTATTCATATCTACACACAAGCGAGCCGTGTCCAAATTTCCAACAATGTCTGCACTGAATGGGTTTGGGAACAAAAGGCCTTACTGGGTAACTGATATGATCTAAGAATACTTTGTCAAACAGGTTTTCTGATTCAAAATGCAGCATGACAGATCTtgtttcacatctttctctgtctctattCCTGATCATTCTATGACTGTCAAGAActctgtaatattttttaaatctactTGCATCGACCACACTCCATCAACAACGTCCTTTACTGGAACTCTTCTATGAAGTGGGAAACATGACGCTTAGTAACCATCTAACTCAGATATTTCTAATGCCTTCTTCAGTTGTTTCTGTGACACACATCCAACAATGATCAATTCTTTTAACATCAACTAAGTTGACATTGCAAAGTTTGTCCTTAATCCAACTTTCAACGTCATTTTTGTCTGACAGAAATCCAAATCTGTTCTTGCTTTCCGTCAGTTTTATTCCAACCAAGTGGTTTTCTCTTCCGTTCTCAATGTCATCACTGTAATATGaaatttcttctcttttcctccctgATTTCTTCCCCGCTGCTTTTTTCAAACTCATTCACCTCCATCTTCCTCGATCCACTtctgctccttcttcttcttattcctccttcagctccatTGATGACTGATGTCAGTGAactaaatatatatcatatcatatcatatcatatcatatcatatcatatcatatcatatcatatcatatcatatcatatcatactAAACATGAATATATCATACTGATGCATTGCTGTGTTACCAGCATTTTAATGTCCtgtatttgtattgtttgtatttatactgttgcataataaatctataatgtatcatattttataagctcattgtgtgttttcatgtaaaatCTCAACACAATGTCATGTAAAAACTAATAACTTCAGCTGTCAAATTAAcgtagtggagtaaaaaaaaacaaattttcttttgaaatgtgatgGAATAGATGTAGtaagtagcatcaaatgaaaataaaattgagTAGTAAATTTAGCAGGCACTTGAATGTCAGCTGtctattaaaactgcaaacaTGATGAGTTGGAGACAAAACCAGACCAAACCAGGGGTCAAAGGCCACTTAATAGTGGGCTGACATTTGTCAGTTGTAAGGTATGTTGccctgtgtctgctggatgtgtgtcCGAACACATTAACACCATAATAATTGTATAGagtgataatatgtcaggaCTGTGTGTCTCTTGATTGTCTCGGAGTTATTCTTTCCCCCAATGGCCAAACATCAATTAAGGCAGCTTTGAGCATTGTGAAGGTATTCACAGAGGACTATTCACAGGCTATTATGACTTTAATTTTACCCAAAAAGTTTATGTTCTTCTTTCAACTTTATAAATTCAACACACAATAATACTAACATTACTTTTCATAATTAATCCAACTATAAAATCATGTCATTTGTCAGCCAGCCCCTTTTTTGTCAACAGAAATGATCGTATGATCTAAATCTGTAATTCCtttataagtgtttttttttattttaatcagcAAGGGCTATAATGACAACAACATATCACAATACACAACATGCacatatatttgtattatatatatctatattctGTAACCATAAAAAATGCACAAGAGCCATGACTGTGGATCAACAAatggttttattcatttttattttgctgccaGGTCAGGCAATGGTTAATTTCAAAATATCACTGCCAATTTCACCGAAGTGCAGTTGAATGCCTTTATTCAGAATGGCCTAAATCATTTATGTGGTGCAACTTatgtggtcatggttaaaagaaatgCCTTTAGTTGATTAGACCAGCGAGACATTTTGTCCATTATGGACAGTTGTGGGTTGCTCTGCTTCCACTGTTGAGATGGTCCCGGATCCTTTGTTCCAAATTAGCTCATGCTCGCTAGCTCATCCAGTGCATCCTGGAGcctgaacaaaacacaaatgaaacattttgacTCTCATGTTGAACTGGTCATGTGACTGCTGCCAACTGGAACTACTGCCTCAATTCTGAATTTAGTTATACTTGACCATGCAAACCATGATAACAAATTACTTATGTattcacctccaccaccaccatcaccttGCCTcgacctttttttttctcctccatctctatAACTCTTACTTGAAGTCTCCACCATCCAACAGGGTCTTGTAGGTGCTAATCTCAGCCTCCAGTTTCATTTTCAGGTTGAGCAACGCCTCATACTCTTGGGTCTGTTGCTGGATGTTTGCACGCAAGTGTGTGAGCTCCTCCTCCAGACGGATAATAATGCCGTTGTACTTCTCCATTTCCATGTTGTTACGTAGCTCTGTGTTGTTTAGTGTGTCCTCTAAGGAAGCTTTCTAATAATGGATTGAGGAATGAGAGATATTTTTAGGCAAGCAAGTCAAATTTTGGAGAACATGAGAAAGTTCCAACCTTTATGTAAgagattatttttaaaattgggTGTCATGTAATGGTcaggatattttaaaaaaaatgatctcAAGTTTTGCAACAAGACAATATAGAATGGATTATAGATTATATGTTCCAATTCAAATGTAATGAGACTTACTAAGCTCTGTTGGGATGCAAGTTCAATTTCCAGGGTCTGTATCTGTCTGGTTAAGTCACCCCTTTCCATCTGGGCTCCCTGGAGAGCTTCTGTGTTCTGTGATACCTGCGCCTGCACATCTGCAGTCTGACAAAGAGATGGGGAAAGGATGTCAACCACACAAAATCACAAGTGTATTTATTCCTGATGACCCTTTCTAGCACTGTATTACCTGATTTTCATGCCACCGTTTGAGTTCCTCTGCATTCTTCACAGCAATCTTCTCATAGTTGACCCTCACGTCGTCCATGATCTGTGCCAGGTCTTGACCTTTGGGAGCGTCAACATCCACTTGCACGCCTGAGTGGGAGATCTGACTCCTCAGCTCCATCACCTCCTACAGGACAGACGGAAAGAGAGAAATTAACTTAAAACACTCACAGACTTGTGATTTGGAAGCCACTGATACTGAAGTGCGATGATTAATTGTGATGTAGTGTAAACTCACATTCTCATGGTTCTTCTTTAGGAAGACCAGCTCCTCCCTCACGGCTTCAATCTCACTCTCGATGTTCATCCTGCTCATGTTGGTGTCATCAATGACTTTCTTCAGCCCAGCAATGTCGGCCTCCACAGACTGGCGGATTGACATCTCATTCTCAAACCTGTAGGAATGCACAGATCCAAACTCTATTACAGACCTCAAATTCACATTGTGCTGTGCAGTATAAAATCATGAAATGACATAGCTGAGCTTCCaaagaaatggtgaaaaaacaaACCTACTACTCTATTTGTAATTCTAGATGTTAGACCACATACACTGACTGTACAATCTCTGTATgccaaggcaaaaaaaaaaaaacccccaccaAGGCATGACTATGTTTGTACTGCATTGTGGAAAGTGAGTTTACATTCATATAAGCTGAATATATGGAACAACATAAATTACTATAAGATTCAATTTAAAACAACATACTTCACTTTGAAATCATCGGCAGCCAGACGGGCATTGTCGATCTGGAGCACAAACCGAGCATTTTCCGTTATCTTGTCGAAGATCTGGAATGAAAAAGAGAATAATGAGAATATGACTTTTATTAGTTGACATTCTTTAGCCAGTGGGTGTCAGAagattaaatgtgtttattttgtttatcttcTTTTTGCTGGTTACAAAGACCAAAATTGTTTAACCAGAATCCTCTTCATACAATGCACAAATTTGCTCCAATCATTATGTGCTGTGATACAGTGATGTTTAACAGATGTACAGAATTAAACATATGATCTGAGTCAGTAATTCTTTCCCTTATGTAACAATAGCAACCACAGAGTCAGATTACTCAAAAGGGCCACAAAATGGTTGAATCCAACATTCAGTTAAAAAAGAGGAACCAGAAACTGAAGAACAGGAAAGGGGGATGTTCTTGTGCCAGAACAGAATCTGGTTTGTTTTAGCATTGttggaaaaatgtgtttcctgtctgagtAAGCCATACtggtttttttctctccaattTTCTCGCAGCTGCACTGTCTCCGCCTGTCTGTAGCTCTCTTTGTATATATGACCGTAAGTGTCTCTGTGTGCAAAGATTGCAAAATTCTTTTGGCctgattgtgtttgtgatttttttttaatgtatccATGGCATCCTGTCTCAGAGGAAAGTCCCTTTATgtgttgaagaaaaacaaaagtgccACCAATAATGTGTCATTATGTGACATTGAAGAACTGGAACTGGGAGAATGTGACATTTGACTCTGCTGACTGGAGCTGATTGTTATACAACCAGTGAATTCACACGCAtctgtgtgcgcacacacactacaagaccctttgtgtgtgtgtgtgtgtcattaccACACATCTGTTTCACATTGAGGCCCTCCTACACCAAAGAATGCTTGTAGAATCACCATAGCAGAACCACTTGGAAatgcttttgtctgtctgttgaagGTTGTATGCTGGTTGTTGGAAAACTTCTGAGTCTGACTGTCTCATGATGTTACCCTCGTGTTGGTGA includes these proteins:
- the LOC137181821 gene encoding keratin, type I cytoskeletal 18-like, translated to MLKWAGSKRPAVIEGERQEEYKFPTSHCQRHFLSRPAAVSLHISFFTLFSLFLNFSKMSYRRSTFQQIPSAQISFTRSTPQYRAASIYGGAGGHGTRISSASVSSLRSGAPMASSSTSFKLSSGMGGGMAAGFGGAGASMATSGSAGAGISGNEKGAMQNLNDRLSNYIQTVRTLEQTNKELEMKIREALEKGGPAMRDYSKYEPIIDDLRKQIFDKITENARFVLQIDNARLAADDFKVKFENEMSIRQSVEADIAGLKKVIDDTNMSRMNIESEIEAVREELVFLKKNHENEVMELRSQISHSGVQVDVDAPKGQDLAQIMDDVRVNYEKIAVKNAEELKRWHENQTADVQAQVSQNTEALQGAQMERGDLTRQIQTLEIELASQQSLKASLEDTLNNTELRNNMEMEKYNGIIIRLEEELTHLRANIQQQTQEYEALLNLKMKLEAEISTYKTLLDGGDFKLQDALDELASMS